One window of the Rhipicephalus microplus isolate Deutch F79 chromosome 2, USDA_Rmic, whole genome shotgun sequence genome contains the following:
- the LOC142796450 gene encoding uncharacterized protein LOC142796450: MDEHPQLVANAIELRHGVTITDRWQELSDALNHEVPAQEWQAWWRRPVHEARRDTAAIRDAQTGTVGGWLPGFRGRVLQLTGMTRFSGVFGLTYQQQANLPTAAVEMDAEATEAAVDGSDTVTRKHLRT, from the exons atggacgaacatccccagctcgtggcgaatgccatcgagctgcggcacggcgtcacTATCACCGACcggtggcaagagctcagcgacgcgctgaaccatgaagtgcctgcacaggaatggcaggcttggtggcgcaggccggtgcacgaggcccgccgtgacaccgccgccatcagagacgcacaaac gggcactgtagggggttggctgcctggcttccgcggccgagttctacagttgactggaatgacacgcttcagtggcgtttttggtctcacctatcaacag caggcgaatcttcccactgctgcagtggaaatggatgcggaggccactgaagcggctgtagatggcagtgacacagtaacacgcaagcatctgagaacttag